From Streptomyces sp. NBC_00690, a single genomic window includes:
- a CDS encoding glycerate kinase: MTNGAVVRPPWVLVAADKFKGSLTAVEVAERVAIGLRRVLPDLIVEALPVADGGEGTVAAAIAAGFAPHHARVCGPLGDPVMASYALRDGTAVLEMAQASGLQRLPAGVRAPMTATTFGTGELLRAAVDAGAVRIVLGVGGSATTDGGIGMLTALGARFRTRDGAPPGPGGGALSTLADVDLHDLDPRILAAELILASDVANPLTGPQGAAYVYGPQKGATPDQIAALDAGLVHYASLLGPAAVDTPGAGAGGGVGYAALTVLGARVRPGIEVVLDVVGFDGALSRATLVITGEGALDAQTLQGKAPAGVAAAARAGGVPVVAVCGRLELTAEELAGLGIQRAYSLLEREPDPARSMHEAGPLLEDVAATLARDLLS, encoded by the coding sequence GTGACGAACGGTGCGGTGGTCCGACCACCATGGGTGCTCGTCGCGGCCGACAAGTTCAAGGGCTCGCTCACCGCGGTGGAGGTCGCCGAACGCGTGGCGATCGGGCTGCGGCGAGTCCTTCCGGACCTCATCGTCGAGGCGCTGCCCGTCGCCGACGGCGGCGAAGGCACCGTCGCCGCCGCGATCGCAGCCGGATTCGCCCCGCACCACGCACGGGTCTGCGGACCGCTCGGCGATCCGGTGATGGCGAGCTACGCCCTGCGGGACGGCACCGCGGTCCTGGAGATGGCACAGGCGTCGGGCCTCCAGCGACTCCCCGCCGGGGTCCGCGCGCCGATGACGGCGACGACCTTCGGTACCGGGGAGCTCCTCCGGGCCGCCGTGGACGCGGGCGCGGTCCGCATCGTCCTCGGAGTGGGCGGCAGCGCCACCACCGACGGCGGCATCGGCATGCTCACGGCACTCGGCGCACGCTTTCGCACCCGGGACGGCGCCCCGCCGGGGCCGGGCGGTGGAGCGCTGAGCACCCTGGCCGACGTCGACCTCCATGATCTCGACCCTCGAATCCTCGCGGCCGAACTGATCCTCGCCAGCGATGTGGCGAACCCGCTCACCGGCCCACAAGGGGCCGCCTACGTCTACGGCCCCCAGAAGGGAGCCACCCCCGATCAGATCGCGGCCCTGGACGCGGGCCTGGTGCACTATGCGTCCCTGCTCGGGCCTGCGGCGGTGGACACGCCCGGTGCGGGCGCGGGGGGTGGCGTCGGCTATGCGGCTCTGACCGTGCTCGGGGCGCGGGTCAGGCCGGGCATCGAGGTGGTTCTCGATGTGGTCGGCTTCGACGGGGCACTGTCCCGAGCGACGCTGGTGATCACGGGCGAAGGTGCACTGGACGCGCAGACCCTCCAGGGCAAGGCACCGGCAGGGGTAGCTGCGGCGGCACGCGCCGGGGGCGTCCCGGTGGTCGCCGTCTGCGGTCGGCTGGAGCTGACCGCGGAGGAACTGGCCGGGCTGGGCATTCAGCGGGCGTACTCCCTGCTGGAGCGCGAGCCCGACCCGGCGCGGTCGATGCATGAGGCCGGCCCGCTCCTAGAGGACGTGGCCGCGACGCTGGCGCGGGACCTGCTGAGCTGA
- a CDS encoding acyl-CoA dehydrogenase family protein, translated as MSRLAQTHGLTDVQEEILATVRDFVDKEILPVATELEHRDEYPQQIVEGLKDLGLFGLTIPEEYGGLGESLLTYALCVEEIARGWMSVSGIINTHFIVAYMLKQHGTEEQKATFLPRMALGEVRGAFSMSEPALGSDVSAITSKAVRDGDDYLLTGQKMWLTNGGTSSLVAVLVRSDEGHPATAAPHKSMTTFLVEKEPGFGEVRPGLTIPGKIDKMGYKGVDTTEMIMDGLRLPADRVLGGATGQGFYQMMDGVEVGRVNVAARGCGVAQRAFELGISYAQQRHTFGKPIAQHQAIQFKLAEMATKVEAAHAMMVNAARKKDSGERNDLEAGMAKYLASEYCKEVVEDAFRIHGGYGFSKEYEIERLYREAPMLLIGEGTAEIQKMIIGRRLLEEYRFQG; from the coding sequence ATGAGCCGACTCGCCCAGACGCACGGGCTCACCGACGTCCAGGAGGAGATCCTGGCGACGGTGCGTGACTTCGTCGACAAGGAGATCCTTCCCGTCGCGACGGAGTTGGAGCACCGGGACGAGTACCCGCAGCAGATCGTCGAGGGGTTGAAGGACCTGGGTCTGTTCGGCCTGACGATTCCCGAGGAGTACGGCGGTCTGGGCGAGTCGCTGCTCACGTACGCCCTGTGCGTGGAGGAGATCGCCCGGGGCTGGATGTCGGTGTCGGGGATCATCAACACCCACTTCATCGTGGCGTACATGCTCAAGCAGCACGGCACGGAGGAGCAGAAGGCGACCTTCCTGCCACGGATGGCGTTGGGCGAGGTGCGCGGTGCGTTCTCCATGTCGGAACCCGCGCTCGGCTCGGATGTGTCGGCCATCACGTCGAAGGCGGTGCGGGACGGCGACGACTATCTGCTGACCGGCCAGAAGATGTGGCTGACCAATGGTGGTACGTCATCCCTGGTGGCCGTTTTGGTGCGCAGTGACGAAGGACACCCGGCCACCGCGGCGCCGCACAAGTCGATGACGACCTTCCTGGTGGAGAAGGAGCCCGGGTTCGGCGAGGTCCGTCCGGGACTGACGATCCCGGGGAAGATCGACAAGATGGGGTACAAGGGCGTCGACACCACCGAGATGATCATGGACGGGCTGCGCCTGCCTGCGGATCGTGTGTTGGGAGGGGCCACCGGCCAGGGTTTCTACCAGATGATGGACGGGGTCGAGGTGGGCCGGGTCAATGTTGCAGCGCGTGGTTGTGGGGTCGCCCAGCGCGCCTTCGAGCTGGGGATCTCCTACGCACAACAGCGGCATACCTTCGGCAAGCCGATCGCCCAGCACCAGGCGATTCAGTTCAAGCTGGCCGAGATGGCCACCAAGGTCGAAGCGGCCCATGCGATGATGGTGAATGCAGCACGCAAAAAGGACTCTGGGGAACGAAACGACCTAGAGGCCGGCATGGCGAAGTACCTCGCCTCGGAGTACTGCAAGGAAGTCGTCGAGGACGCCTTCCGCATCCACGGCGGGTACGGCTTCTCCAAGGAGTACGAGATCGAGCGCCTCTACCGTGAGGCGCCCATGCTGCTCATCGGTGAAGGCACCGCCGAGATTCAAAAAATGATCATTGGTCGTCGACTGCTTGAGGAGTACCGATTCCAGGGGTAA
- a CDS encoding phosphatidylserine decarboxylase, which produces MPHSQTSAPRGRVRLARGASPWLLPTVATAALSLARARHSRRAAAIAVPTTALAAGMLWFFRDPEREITQGRVISPADGVVQSIMPWKDGRTRVAIFMSPLNVHVNRAPLAGTVTSVEHVPGGFVPAFNKESENNERVVWHFDTELGDIEMVQIAGAVARRIVPYVPQGTKVEQGDRIGLIRFGSRVDIYLPEGVDVAVEVGQTTTAGVTRIDRD; this is translated from the coding sequence ATGCCCCACAGCCAAACCTCTGCACCTCGCGGCCGTGTCCGCCTCGCACGCGGAGCATCGCCGTGGCTTCTGCCGACCGTCGCCACTGCCGCACTCAGCCTGGCCCGTGCGCGCCACTCCCGGCGCGCCGCCGCCATCGCCGTGCCCACCACCGCGCTTGCGGCGGGGATGCTGTGGTTCTTCCGCGACCCCGAGCGTGAGATCACCCAGGGAAGGGTCATCTCACCCGCCGACGGTGTGGTGCAGAGCATCATGCCGTGGAAGGACGGCCGCACCCGCGTCGCGATCTTCATGAGCCCGCTCAACGTTCATGTCAACCGCGCGCCGCTGGCCGGAACGGTGACATCCGTCGAGCACGTCCCCGGCGGCTTCGTCCCCGCGTTCAACAAGGAGAGCGAGAACAACGAACGCGTTGTCTGGCACTTCGACACCGAACTCGGCGACATCGAGATGGTGCAGATCGCGGGGGCCGTGGCCCGTCGCATCGTGCCGTACGTGCCCCAGGGCACCAAGGTCGAGCAAGGCGATCGGATCGGTCTGATCCGCTTCGGGTCACGCGTCGACATCTACCTTCCCGAAGGTGTCGACGTCGCGGTCGAAGTCGGGCAGACCACGACCGCGGGGGTGACTCGCATTGACCGTGATTGA
- a CDS encoding MaoC family dehydratase, translating to MQFGRTYEEFTVGDVYKHWPGKTVTEYDDHLFCLLTMNHHPLHLDAHYAENSTDFGKNVVVGNYVYSLLLGMSVPDVSGKAIANLEVESLRHVAPTFHGDTIYGETTVLGKTPSKSKSDRGIVSVETRGHKQDGTLVCVFRRKVMVPTEAYIKERGGEQPGRPVPLSPIDKPAATAEKTEK from the coding sequence ATGCAGTTCGGCCGGACCTACGAAGAGTTCACTGTCGGCGATGTGTACAAGCACTGGCCCGGGAAGACGGTCACCGAGTACGACGACCACCTGTTCTGTCTCCTCACGATGAACCACCACCCGCTCCACCTCGACGCCCACTACGCCGAGAACTCCACCGATTTCGGGAAGAACGTCGTCGTGGGGAACTACGTCTACTCACTGTTGTTGGGCATGTCCGTGCCCGATGTCTCGGGGAAGGCGATCGCCAATCTGGAGGTCGAGTCACTACGACATGTGGCCCCCACCTTCCACGGGGACACGATCTACGGCGAGACGACCGTCCTCGGCAAGACGCCGTCGAAGTCCAAGTCGGACCGCGGGATCGTCTCGGTGGAGACCCGCGGCCACAAGCAGGACGGCACCCTCGTGTGCGTCTTCCGACGCAAGGTGATGGTCCCGACCGAGGCGTACATCAAGGAGCGCGGCGGGGAGCAGCCCGGCCGTCCCGTGCCCCTCTCCCCCATCGACAAGCCCGCGGCCACCGCCGAGAAGACGGAGAAGTGA
- the pssA gene encoding CDP-diacylglycerol--serine O-phosphatidyltransferase, with the protein MTVIDPETQAGWVAEAEDEDDAEEMPLSLRLSIADTLTLGNATCGFMAVYFTTTGILIPHLTGSQESGMARHSAATAVILMLLAAIFDLFDGLVARKLRSSPMGAELDNLSDLISFGLAPAYFVLVYGMVAEDAHPQVSAVAAIVVLLAVVLRLARFSCVTMKDGMFQGMPSPFGALTVVSIVLLELPFIPTLLAIIGTAWLMVSRVEYPKPRGVLAVAMLGWIVSAMGLLAAWAFDAPGGHLLLQTGCALQVVLGAVIPLFATARRVNTFRDNRREARAAQHL; encoded by the coding sequence TTGACCGTGATTGATCCAGAGACACAGGCCGGCTGGGTCGCCGAGGCGGAGGACGAGGACGACGCGGAGGAGATGCCGCTCTCACTGCGGCTCTCGATAGCGGACACCCTCACACTCGGCAATGCGACCTGCGGATTCATGGCGGTGTACTTCACCACCACCGGAATCCTCATCCCGCATCTCACCGGCAGCCAGGAATCGGGCATGGCGCGGCACAGTGCCGCGACCGCCGTGATCCTGATGCTGCTGGCCGCGATCTTCGACCTCTTCGACGGACTGGTGGCTCGCAAGCTGCGCAGCTCGCCGATGGGTGCGGAGCTGGACAATCTCTCCGATCTGATCAGCTTCGGTCTGGCCCCGGCCTACTTCGTGCTGGTGTACGGAATGGTCGCGGAGGACGCCCACCCACAGGTCTCGGCGGTGGCCGCGATCGTAGTGCTCCTGGCGGTGGTGCTGCGGCTCGCGCGGTTCTCGTGCGTGACGATGAAGGACGGCATGTTCCAGGGGATGCCCAGTCCCTTCGGTGCACTCACCGTCGTCTCCATCGTCCTGCTGGAGCTCCCGTTCATTCCGACGCTGCTCGCGATCATCGGTACGGCGTGGCTGATGGTGAGCCGGGTCGAGTACCCGAAGCCGCGAGGAGTCCTCGCGGTGGCGATGCTGGGCTGGATAGTGTCCGCGATGGGCTTGCTGGCCGCATGGGCCTTCGATGCGCCGGGCGGACATCTGCTGCTCCAGACGGGCTGTGCGCTTCAGGTGGTGCTCGGTGCGGTGATACCGCTCTTCGCCACCGCGCGGCGGGTCAACACCTTCCGTGACAATCGCCGCGAGGCACGGGCGGCACAGCACCTCTAG
- a CDS encoding SIR2 family NAD-dependent protein deacylase: protein MTLVAILSGAGISTDSGIPDYRGPGGLWRRDPEAQKLVTYDAYMADPDVRRRSWLMRRDSSTWRAEPNAAHRAVARLEGRSGHAVRVITQNVDGLHQQAGTPERKVLELHGSAHTVVCTRCAARSTMAEALERVAAGAEDPACLACGGILKSATVMFGQHLDPSVLAAAMSIAKASEVFIAVGSTLQVQPAASLVGLAAEHGARLWIVNAEPTPYDALAHEVIREPIGTSLPRLLEQFD from the coding sequence ATGACTCTCGTGGCCATCCTCAGCGGTGCCGGCATATCCACGGACTCCGGCATCCCGGACTACCGCGGACCTGGCGGGCTGTGGCGGCGCGACCCCGAGGCCCAGAAGCTCGTCACGTACGACGCGTACATGGCAGACCCCGACGTGCGTCGGCGCTCCTGGCTGATGCGCCGCGACAGCAGCACCTGGCGGGCGGAGCCGAATGCGGCGCACCGGGCGGTGGCCCGGCTGGAGGGGCGTTCGGGACACGCCGTCCGGGTGATCACCCAGAATGTCGACGGCCTTCACCAGCAGGCCGGTACGCCCGAGCGCAAGGTGCTGGAACTGCATGGTTCGGCTCATACCGTCGTCTGCACCCGTTGCGCGGCCCGTTCGACGATGGCGGAGGCGTTGGAGCGGGTGGCCGCCGGTGCGGAGGACCCTGCTTGCCTCGCCTGTGGTGGGATCCTGAAGTCGGCGACGGTGATGTTCGGTCAGCACCTCGACCCGTCGGTGTTGGCCGCGGCGATGAGCATCGCCAAGGCCAGTGAGGTGTTCATCGCGGTCGGCAGCACGCTCCAGGTACAACCCGCTGCCTCCCTGGTCGGGTTGGCGGCCGAGCACGGAGCCCGGCTGTGGATCGTGAACGCGGAACCGACGCCGTACGACGCATTGGCGCACGAGGTGATCCGCGAGCCGATCGGGACCTCGCTCCCCCGGCTCCTGGAGCAGTTCGACTGA